DNA sequence from the Malus domestica chromosome 11, GDT2T_hap1 genome:
CGGGTCCCAACTCATTTTTAAAAACCGCAAGACAGACGAGCAATCTAAAGGGCACAAAGAGAATACAAGAAAtgaatattttacaatgatgaaTAGACCGTAAGGTTCATAAATAAAACGAATCAGGAGAGATGTAAACCTGATCTTTCGACAAATTCTAGCACCCAATATCAGTTTCACACTTACAGAAATACCTGCAAATCAAAACGAACAATCAAAAACTCATCCCAGATGAAAAATCAAGAGTTACAAATCAACAGCCAGAGAACATAAATCCAGAGTTTAAGAATGCCAGATGGTTGAAACAATGAAATCGAAGCTGTTCCAAATCCATATAGTTTCCGTTATCTTCATATTTCAACCGGCATTGGTGGATCTAAGCAGATTTGTGAAATTATTAATCTCCATTTCATCTATCTCTGGGAAGGATTAAACTCGATTAATTACCAGAAATTTATTACTAAAAATGAATAGAGATAACCGTTTActtgtacttaattgggaaGCTTCCGCGGTCATTTGCGCAGAAATTTTCCTTCTGGTAACTCTCTAATGGAAAGTTTTTCGTTCAgacagaaacaaaacaaatggatTAAAAGGAAACGAATCGCTTTCGAAACCCAGGCAGCATTATGACCACAACAAAATGTAAActgccgattccaaccagacTGTTTTAATTTACAGATTAGCTAGAAAGAAATTCATTATTCCGAAACAGTAACAAATTTAGATACGAAATCACTAATAATTTGATCCAAACACCAAAAATTAGAAATAATAATATCATAGCATTTCCTCTACTTTTCCTATCaactttctcggcaaccaaacgcAAAAGGAATCCCGCCAAATCTACCTAATCACCAAATCAAGAAAAAACCAAACGCCGGACAGCAGAGAAAATCCGAGAAAACGCGACGGAAAATGAGTTTAGAATGCATCAACGGATCAGAGCAAGCTAACCAAACGAAATGAATAAAAACACTGAAAGAGATTGAGATTCTCAAGGGATCAAATAACCGACATTGCTGGCTTTTCTCCTCAGAAGCGCTTGGTCTCcagcttctgcttctgcttgaAGGAAATGGCTTTCCTGCTTTGCTCTgtgcccctctctctctctaggttCAGGGAGGACGATGGTGCTGTATTTAGTAAGGgcgaggaggagagagaatccCGAGTGACTGCCGTGGCTTTATGCAGTGGTTTCAGTGACACGCGATGTCCGTTTGACGAGAGGAGATTGGGATCTGCTGTCGCGCGGCATATGCCAACACAATCGTCTCTCTCTCTGCTGCTGCTCTAACCGTTGCTTTTACTCTTTATCCACTGCTCGGCTCCGCCCCCACCCACCCAAGGAAATTATCCGCCTTTTTCCTTCGTTTTCTTtgtaattattttcttttaaaattaatcgGTAGACGTTTCACATTTACTCGAGTGGACTAGTTTATATTATGAATTTGGGTTCGAATTTTCTCTCCCGCTAATAATTTGGATTAGTGGTTTTTATAAATTTGGGTTTGCATTTTCTCTCTCGATAataatttgaattttaattgTATTCCTCCGTTTGAGATTATATGATCAAAGTTTAACAATCAATACTCCAACTCTTTTTTCTCTCCCATCTCTatcaataaaatgaaaataaaaaatctcacacATGTTCCTTCTTTCCAAGCAGTTTTAAGTCTACACTCTAGTTGAATTTATCtcatgaaaaaaaatacaaactaCTCATGAGAAGCTTGACCTGTTTTTTAATCGAGTCAAACTAAGCTTTCCTTGTTTCTTTAACGAGCCAAATCCATTATAAGTTCGAGCTCTTTCATACTAATTTACAGCCCTAGGCTAAACTTATCATTTTATATATGGTTCGCATATGCATTAACAGCTTACACAATTACATAAACGTGATAAAGCATGTAATTTCAAGCTAGGCGGATTTATCCAAAACACGAATTGTTTAATTCATAGCAAATGGATCGACGTGATTATTATTGACATGAACCCGTTGTATTTTCCGAATtgatttattgtatcatgtctAAAAATGCCACCTTCAAATCACATGAATACAAATTTACAAATGAACTCTATTCTTAGTTTCTTATTATGTGATGTGAATGCGTTGTATTTgaagtaaataaataagaatTAAAAAACGAGAGGCGAAACATTTGATCACCGAACTCGGTGAAGTTTGAAGCATGGGCTCCACAGAAGTCGAACCAAATGATCCAAATCCAAGATTCTGGTTGGGATTGCAATGAGTGGTTGGCTTGCCAAATTTGCCATTACAAAAATGGGACCTTTAATTTGGTTGAAGATAGATCACCAAAACCATCCGACTCCCAACCCCCCGAAAGGAAGTTGGTCTCAGTCGAGGTTCGTTATGACTCAACTTGTTGTATTCCTAAGTCGACTTTTACAAATTACGAGTTCGGTGTGAGTTTGTCTTGATTAACTATTTGTGTAGCTTGattcaaaaaaatttattttttgtacgaacgatttatttatattaatgtgAGTTTAATCTGACGATGAGTtaataataatatggtttaaattcgtctttgacgatAATCGAACATAATCGAACATCAAATTTGTCTTTAATGCTTTATAATTGCACAATTTATGATAAACAGATGTGATTGaaagattttcaaaattttcaagaagAGATCCAGCAACGAAGATTCTTCTGGCTTTCTTGTGAGTAAAAACTCCTGGATGATGTGAAAGGAGTGTGGGGGCCCACTACAAGTTTTGATGTTATTATTGGTGGGGTGGTTGGTACCCTTTTGACACCTGATTCAACAAATAAACTATACTATAAATGGAGCATGCAAAAGTTTGTGATGATTGTTTGTTGCCACCAAGGAACTTGTACTTGACTTTTCTCGGCTGCGGCTGCGATGCAAttttcaaccttttttttttttttttttcattttttggttgAAATATGTATGAAATTACTTCAATTTCACCACCTATATACCATTTTGGTTCAAGTTTCCCAAACTCTAGTATAATCCTTTGGGCATCTTACAAACTCAAATACGACGTCGAGGAAAGGGTCAAACATAATATATTCGTATTAGAATAATAGAATAAGGGTCgaacatatgtatttatttggtGGAATAAAGGGTTGAACATCAAGGCATTATGGTCAAAAACAAGATCTTTTGATACATGCGATTGACCCAATAAATTAAATCGCCACATAATAATATTAAGTAGTTGTAAGTACTGTAGCTAGATCGCAGGATTTGTGTTGCTTCAACCAAATGGGAGAGAAAGGATTACTGTTCCACTGTAGTTGTGGTCTCTCTGTCCAATTAATCGTTTTTAGCTTTTGGTCTGCCATGAGAGACAAAGGCTGGGGGCTGGCAGGCATGTGACATGAATGAGGGATAGAGGGACAGAATCAAACCTGGCGTGCAAGACAAGTCAAGGACAAGTAATCACatatattctttattctttttgtcTGCCTACGTTTGGCAACCAAAGCAAAAGTTGGCTCTTCCACTTGTGTCCCAATTGGGCTGCGGAGAGATTTATCAGTGTGCCCGGAATACAAGCATATACGCCATATTTCATATATCATTACACATGTGGAgggatatttgaaaaaaaaataataattcctCTATTTGTATAATAATATATGGCGTACCGTCTTTTGTTCCAAACATAATGAAATCTCTGGATTGGCTTTCCAAATATTTGCTTCTTTCCTTTATTAACCCTAATATCGCCAAAATAGAGCTTAAACATTTACCAGTAGAAGCTTGCAACAACTCTTACAGCCAGGATAATACAAACAAAACTCCCGGAATATGATTGAATAGTGTTTAGGAGACGAAATCCTCTAAACTAGGTTATTGAGTGAGAATCCCATTAGTTCCAAATCAATATCTGTAGCTATATGGGGGTGGAGTTGTAGGTTCATATGAACTTAAGCTCCACCAGAACCATACTTCTTTCCGAACACGATCTCCTGAAGCTTGTCGTAACCTGCAAGCACCCCGGCACCAGCAACTGCACGAAGAATGTTGGCACCGGCACCCTTGAAGAGAGACTTCGCACCCTCATTCTTAAGGATTTGAGAGAAAGCGTCAAGCGAGCTCTTGTACTTGACGGCTTCACCGGATGTCATCATCATCCTTCTACGGACAGTGTCAATTGGGTAAGATGCAAGTCCGGCGCCGTTGGTTATAACCCAACCAAGACCAAAGCTAGCAAAGAAACTATCCtgaaatttcccaaaaaaaaaaaaaaacgaaaaaaatgtGAGATAATCCCCATAAGTTTGTGTATATGGACAGTGGAAATATGACTTGGTACACAAGCAATCCACTTACCTGCAACTTTCCAGTGAGGATCACAGGCTTCAAAGAATCATACATTCCAAAGTACAGACCACGGTACACAATGATTCCAACACAAGAAATGTTGAAGCCGCGGTAAAGGCCGGCAACACCATCTGACTTGAGAGTCTTTTTGTAGACATCAACCAGGCCATTGAATTGCCTCTCTCCTCCCTTCTTTGCGGCCTTGGAATCGTTTGCAAGACGGGTACGAGCATAATCCAAAGAGTAGACAAAGAATAAAGAAGAGGCACCAGCAGCACCACCGGATGCCAAGTTACCTGCAAACCATTTCCAGTAGCCATCCTTGTCCTTTCTGAAATTGAACAACCTCTTGAAGTAATCTTTAAACGCAAAGTTTAAGGCCTGAACAAAGACAAACCAATGTAAGTACACTGCAGTAAGACTCAAAGATACAAGAGACTGAGAGCGAGAAAAAGATGACGTAGTTATAGAACTCGGAATATGTGGAAAGACAGACCTGAGTTGGGAAGTAACGGATGACATTTGCCGTGTTTCCTCGCCACAATGATACCATCCCCTCATCTTTCATTGTTCGGCTAAAACAATCTCCAATTCCCTTGTAGGGTTCAGAGAGCCTACCGGCTTTGATCATCTCATCCTGATTTTGAATCAAGAGCTTTACACGCTCAATTGGAGCAGCAGCAGTCTTGGACACAGCAGCAGAAACGCCACCCATTAGAAAATCAATAGCAAAGCCCGAAAATCCTTTCTCCTTTGGGGCTTGGACAAACACAGGCAAGGCACCTGAAGCCACCAACGGATCATTAGCTCGACATGCTTGGTTCATGGGATATTGCAATACTGCATTTGAATAACTTCCATATGAAAAACGCCTTTGATTGACGGAAGGCCGCTGGATGGCCCCATAGTGGCTGGAACTCAGATGAAGCTGACCCGAAAACTTTTCCGTGATAGTTGGGTGCTGGCGCCTATCAGCCATTACTTAGAAATGAATGAAACACCTGCAAACTCATTCAATCTTGTAGTCAGAAAGGAGGACAAGGGAAAATATCATGCAAAATATAGATTACAATgtttccacaaaaaaaaaaaatttacaaaagatCGAACAAATCATAACTGAAACTCTAAAAGGATTAACAGATCCGCAACAACAATGaaccctaaattaaaattttctgaaAAATATACAAGACCGAAACAATTTTCAACTGATGAACAATGTTAAtcatataaaaataaaaggaaccAGTTGACAATTTGCTTATTGTTAACTCTCAGCTATCACAATCAATCTGTTGTATCAAAAGTTATAAAAACAACGTAAACTCAACATTTCCAGCTTGAAATTAACATGATCATATTGGGAATTCGTTGCTTAAAAGTTTTACAACCATTTCAactccaaaataaataaataatcattTTACAAATCTTAGATTCTCAATTGTTGAAATGATCACTGTTCATTTGATATTGATCAGATCGATAACCCGGATTTGTATGATCATTTTAGTCAATTTCCCAACAAAACAATCATTGATAACACTGACTGAATCTGAATTTCCAAACACGATGACAAGATTGATTATAAGATAAAAGGAATTAGTAGAAGCAAGTGAAAGGAAAACTATATCAttaagaaaaaaagggaaaaaaataatcaaatcccAAACTTCACATAAAATGATAGGAGTAAACAATGTATCAAACACATTACAAGCATATCTAGgttaaaaccaaaaaataattatttgaaAGCATTTacattataaagaaaaaaaattcaaaaccaacGAAAGCAATTGACAAATCATATACCAACAACAACGTGAATAAAAAAGGGTgcaaaatatttacactactaTTTTTTATAGATTGGCACTCCTGATCCAGCTTTTTTTTGTGCTTCATCAGTAATTGGGTGAACATAATGAGAATGCATGAAAACATGAAAGGAGCGTGAACAGACGAAATGGAAGTGTAAAATCGTGACTCTAACCCTAAACAAGTTCCCAAGATACAttcaacaaatatatataccttTTACAGCAGTTGATACATGCGATGCAGAGAGAGGAAGGGGGAAGAGTGATAGATCCAAGTGACccaaaagaaaaggagagaTCTGAACACCCTTTTGATGGTTTATAACAAAAATAGAAATACAATAAATTACATATGTGAAATCCGAAACTTAAGCGCAAAATACAAGGTCTAAACACcacataaaatgtaaaaaataagaGAGATGTGATCGATcaagtcagagagagagagagggggttaCCCTTTGGGCTTGGGAAGCGGAATGTGAAAGGAGGAGAGGTTAAGGAGGAGAGATATGGTGGGAAGGTCAATGCCACTCACGAGGGTTTGAAACCGAAATGAATACTCCCCTCTTACGTTGTTTTTATAATATTTCACCAATGGCCCAGTGATTTGGAAGGTAATCATAGCCGTTGATACGGAAGAACTTAGTTTTTTTGGGAAGATTGGTGAGCGGAATTGGGCAAAGTTCTACATTTGGcatgaaattattatttttccatccaaactGGTATGTGATTAAAATGATTCTTCGTATTTGGTTTGGTTGGTTCAAGCAAGGTTTGGAGAAAATTTCAATGTGTCAGGAGCACACACTTCAGCAAGACGTGGTGTTCTAAACCAAttaaaatagggaactttaatgaaaagggcttgggcaaagtttattttaataaaaaaatcatgctataactttatttaattaaaaagacttaaaatttaatgaaaagcccttaaattttaataaaaatgacaaaagaacttaaattttaatgaaaaagacataattttaatattaaaaaaaattctgacAAGCGCacaaactgtttatgaaactttctACACTGTTTATTAAACTtacgacactgtttatgaaacttactacactttttatgaaacttaataCACTGTTTATAAAAATACAGTCAGAGTTAGCAACCATCTAGAACCTTCCGTACCAATCAAAATTTGCAATTTTCTCAAACAATTCACTTTGTATTGAAAAAAGGCAGTTAATggacttgatttgatttgatattgtTCCCTTCTATTATTGGCAAACCTTCCCTTATGCAACCTTGTTCCATCAAGCTATGGCTTTCTAGAAAATGAGGCACGGAGGAAACTGGGTTTGATTTGAAGGTTAGGCAATTAGGGTATGGGTTTGCTAGGCTTTGTCGTGGGAGGGGGCACAGAGACAGAGAGGATGATGCGTTTGTGGATGGAGCTAACGATGAAGTGTTGGGCGGATGGGTTGTAGGCGAAGCTTTCTGTAAAGGTTGGGGGATCGAAAATTGACGATGGCGAGGAGTAAAGAGCAAAGGGAGTGGAGGATGGAGGTGATCTTGTAGCGGAATTAGTGGTATTAGTGAAGGAGGGATAGACTATAGGTATTGTGGGAGAGGGGATTAGGATGGGGTTTACAGAGGAGGGCGAGTTGGAGTTAcagagtttttttcttttttttgggggggggggggggcgggggAGGGACATGCGCTCAACGTACTTggatttttaaagtttttaatttatttttattttttgtccttatcattaaataaaatttagtgtatggtttttgattaaaatgtaaaggtttaaaactttttttcattagttttcctattaaaatattaaaataagccATGGCTTTCTATTTTATGATTAAAtaatagggagttttaacgaaaagcccatggtactgttcactttaacgaaaaaccacatttttacactaaaaagtcaaagttttcaagcccttttcattagttttccttaaataatAAGCTAAGAACTTTAACTTCATCCCAACAATGGCGttaaactttctctctctccctcatctcTGTAAATTTGTAAATCTGTGCAAAATTATTCTGTTTACTGAAATTCAATTATGCTACTATCaattaaaagaaacaaatttgatTCATGGTTCTTTGTTTGAACAAATTACTTCCTAAATCCAATCGGTTAACAAGACCATTAATTTCATTCCCAAGATGTTAATAGTTATCTTAAGCAACGTGGACGATTCCTTCGAAATCTAAGCAGGGCAAAGTTTTACTCTTTCAAACGACAAGGGACGAATTGAAAGATTACAATCTTGAGCTTTCTCTTGATCTTTTGACGACGACAAAAAAGAATtcagaaataaaaaattacgaCCAATGAGAAGGAATTAAGAAAGGCAATGGTAAAGTTTAAAGGAAAGGTTTTTTTGGTGTTAAGACCATCCCTAAAGGAAATATCAAATTATAACAGTTAAATTATAATTGGTGGCTCATGTGGCAACATTCTTATGTCAAATTTTGTACTTCTCCAACTGAAttgtcaaatgttttttttttattaaaataaagctTTAAATGTTAGTGGCATAAAGGATCCACCATTaagattaattaaaaataaatatgacaTTGATATCAAATTTGACTCCTAATCACAAAGCCTTTAA
Encoded proteins:
- the LOC114819769 gene encoding ADP,ATP carrier protein 1, mitochondrial-like; its protein translation is MADRRQHPTITEKFSGQLHLSSSHYGAIQRPSVNQRRFSYGSYSNAVLQYPMNQACRANDPLVASGALPVFVQAPKEKGFSGFAIDFLMGGVSAAVSKTAAAPIERVKLLIQNQDEMIKAGRLSEPYKGIGDCFSRTMKDEGMVSLWRGNTANVIRYFPTQALNFAFKDYFKRLFNFRKDKDGYWKWFAGNLASGGAAGASSLFFVYSLDYARTRLANDSKAAKKGGERQFNGLVDVYKKTLKSDGVAGLYRGFNISCVGIIVYRGLYFGMYDSLKPVILTGKLQDSFFASFGLGWVITNGAGLASYPIDTVRRRMMMTSGEAVKYKSSLDAFSQILKNEGAKSLFKGAGANILRAVAGAGVLAGYDKLQEIVFGKKYGSGGA